ATCTATTGCTTCTGCTCCTCTTTTTGTATGAGCAAAATAACATGTGTATTTTTCATTAGAAGCTACATGAAGCCAGTGTCTTTTTCCTTCAATCTTCATACCAGTTTCATCAAAATTGATTACAGGCGAGGCTAATAACTTCTCTCTAATAACGTTTTCAAATTCCTCTAAATTCTGGAAACATTCTCTTTCTGCTCTAATTATCGTAGCAGGACAGATTTTTATTCCCATAATGTCTTCAAATAACTCAGAAATTCTATCATAAGGAACAAACTGGTAATTTTTACAGTAAATAGCTGAAGCTAAAATATTAGGGCCATACTGAACCGGATATTTCACTGATTCGGGAAAAACGGCTTTATTCAACTTTCCACAACAAGGACAGGTTTTAATCTGACTTTTATGTTCTGTAACAATTAGATTTACGGGAGGAATGTCAAAGACCTGTCTTCTCTCATAAGCTTCAACTTCAACATTCTCAAGGGTAGATCCGCATTCTTTGCAGCAGGTCAAAGAATGTTCTATTACCTACTCAGGATGATCAACCATATCAAGAGTCGTGCCTGGATGACCTTCCTGACCTCCAGGTTTCTTCCCGCTTGGTTTACGCAGACTCTTGGGATTAGGTTTCTCTTTGACAAAATAATCAGTAGAAGGAGGTCGACTGCTGTTACGACTGTTTTGATTTAAACGAGATTCTAAGGCTACAAGTCTTTCAGTGAGTTCTTTAACTTGAGATTCTAAACTCTCAATGTAAGCTACAATAATTTCAGGATTTGAAGCACAGTAAGAAAGAATCTCATCACGTTTCATAAAGCTAAAAAGGAATCATTTTATATCCAATTTTTCCTCGGAACGAGGAAAAATGTGTAGCCTCGTTAAGGCTACCTGAATAGTTACTTTATTTTTTCGATATCTTTTTCATTTTTTATTTTTTATTGACGTCTTATCCTTTTAATCTATATCGAATTTGACAATTCCCAAACATTAATATACTGAAGGATGAATTTACATACCGACACAACTCTTTTATATTAATGATCAAGTGAAAAAAACATATATAGTATTACATACAATAAGTTTATGTAATATCATTCGGATAAATTACAAATTACTTGGTGATACGATGGAAACAGAACTTATGAGGATAGGAGTCTCCCTACCCGACACACTTCTTAGTAAATTTGATGAGATTATTGAAAAAAGAGGTTACTCTTCCCGTTCGGAAGGCATAAGGGACGCCATCAGGAGTTATATTTCTTATTACGAGTGGATGGGTGACATTAAAGGTCACCGTGTAGGTACTGTTGCCGTTATTTACGACCACACCAAGCGCGGGCTTTCCAATGCACTTGCAGATATACAGCACCACTACTCTCACCTGATTAAGTCTTCCGTACACATCCACCTTGACCACGATAATTGTTTTGAGGTTGTTGTTCTTGATGGTGATGGCGAGGAAATCAAAGAACTTGCCGAAGCCATTATGTCACTCAAAGGCGTAAAATTCTCAAAACTTACTACTGTAGCCTCAAATGAAAAGATTTAATTTTATCTTTCAGGGATGAAAATCTCTGAAAAGATAGTATTGCTCAGGAAGAGGGACATAAATCTTTTTTAACGGGTAAAAGTCCCTCAATTCCTTATTAGTTTTTCTCAAAATGCCTTTCTATATGCCTCAAAAGCAGGTTTCCGAATTCTGTCAGCTCATAAATCTGGAAGCTGCGCTCTCTTCTTGAATCGACCAGCCCTGCTTCCTTTAAAAGCTTCAGATGATAGGAAAGTGCGGAATGCTTCTGGTCTGTAGCTTCAACAAGGACACAGACGCAAAGGCTCTGGACTTCAAGAGCTTTAAGTATCCTCAGGCGGGTCGGGTCTGCAAGGACCTTGAATAAACTTACTATTTCTTCAACATCCTCATTCAGAGCCGTATGAACAGCTTCCAGCACATCTTCAGGAAGGGAATAAGCATCCCGGACTTCGATTATCTTCTTCTCAGACATTTCTTCCACTCAGACCTTTTTTCTACCCGGACATAATTGGGGCAAAGCAGACGGTCGCTAATTTAACTTTTAAAGTTTCCAGTCATTATTCTGACTTAAACGCTTCTCTTTAGTTTCTGAGTTCCCTTATATTTATTGCTGCTTCCTCTTTAAACCTTCAGAACCTCTTAGCACCATTCATTCTTTCAAGCCTGAAGAGTCTTTTTTCGGCTATCCGGCTCCAGTCCGGTAGTTTTTTACGACTCCCTTTGTGACCTCACATTCCTTTCAGGGTATCGGTATTTGTTGAAAGGACTTCCCTCCATCTGAATCCCAGTTCAGATAAGGCAAGCCCGCCTCCCAGAAGTGTGATTGAATTCTTTATTATGTGGTCAATCACGGCGACAGTAAATGCGAGTTCAGGCTTGATCCCCCCTAGTACGAATACTGCAGTAAGGGCAACTTCATATGTCCCTATGGCTCCGGGAGTAATTGGAAAAGTTTTCGCAATGTTTCCGAGAGCTACTGCAAGGAAAACCAGGGATATGCTGAAAGTTGAAGTCATGTCCACTCCAGCCGCCGGAAAGGCTTTCAAAACCAGAAAGCAGGTAAAGATATCCATTCCCCATATAAGGAGGGAAGATGCGACCACTGCAAGAAAAGCCCCGGGCCTGACTGCAACAACGCTCATCTGACGGATAAAGGTGGAAGCGAATTCTTTTATTTTACTCAGAGGCTCGCCTGATATATTTTTATGAACTTTTTCTTTTCCTTTCTTTTTATTACGGCTCTCTCTATAAGATAATATAAAGAGAGCAGCGAAGAAAAGAAGGACTGCAACCCCTGAGAATTTAATCAGGGACTCCATCCAGGGAGTAAGCTCTAATCTGGAAGCCACGCCTGAAGATGCAAGTATGGCAATGAAGGTAATTGCAATTATGTCAAAGACTCTTTCTACGGTCAGAGAGGAGAAGCTGGTTGTAAAGGCAAGGTCTTTACTTTTTTTCAGGATATACATCCTGCTGAGGTCTCCTATTCTTGCAGGAAGGATAACGTTTGCAGACTGGCTGATGAAAATGCTCCCGGTAAGAAATCCAATTCCATAATGGTTTCCAAGCCTGTTAAGGATCTGCTGGAAACGCATCCCTCTCAGGGGCCAGGAAGCGCAATAAACAAAAGATGCAAGAGCCAGTGTTCCGGGTGAGACATGTTTTATATTTTCCAGAACCTCGGATGCGCCCAGAAAGGTTGCAGCAAGTGCAAGAATCAGAATTGCAAGAAAGGCTGTCAGGAATATTTTGCCCTTTCCTGAAAATAAGCCCGGAAAAAACAGTTCCCACCAGAGGCGGAAGACCTCCGAACCCATTCCAACGATATCCTTTGCGAAATTGACCTTGCTTGACCCTCCATGCCTCCAGTAAACAGGGAACTCAAGGACCCTGTAGCCCCGGTGCTGGGCCCTGACAAGCAGTTCAGTGTCCCAGAACCAGTGCTGGTTCTCAATTTCATCGAGCAGTTCCAAGAGAGGGCCTCTCCTGAAAGCCTTGAAACCGCACTGGTGGTCATAAAGTTTTGAGTGCAGAAAGAGCCTCACCATGGAATTATATCCTCTGCTCGCAAACTCGCGCTTGAAAGGCCTTTTTGCATCGCTTTCGGGCATTATTCGCGAACCGGTGGCAAAATCATAGCCATCAGTACTTATAGCCCTTATCAGTTTTTCCAGGTAACTCATATCCGTTGCAAGATCAACATCAATATAGCAGAGTACCTCCCCTGAGGCTGCCTTAAAAGCCCTGTTCAGAGCCTTTCCTCTCCCCTGCCGTTCATCGGAATGCAGGTGCTTTACATAAGGGTACTTTTCCGAAAGTTCTGAAGCTATTCGGTCAGTACCGTCCTTGCTCCCGTCCTCTGCTATTATGATCTCAAAAGAATGAGTTATTTTCGAAAGGGTCTCTGCCGTTATCGAGACCGTATTTTCTATTCTGGCTGCTTCGTTGTAAGCGGGCAGAACTACTGAAACGCTGGTTATACGAACAACCTCTTGATGTTTATAATATTAATTGAGCTTTTATGCTAACCGTATTTCCTGTAAAACTCTGAAAATTTGTATAATTCTATATTTATAATATATATTTGCGAAATCTGTTTTGAAGCGTATTTATGAAAAGTATTTATGAAACAATGTTCAGATATTGAAATTAATGATACATTTATCTAAAATTCGTTTTTTATCTTAGCCGTATTTTTTTCTAAAAGTGGAAATTCATAACATCTTTTTTACGGTTTTTTTTTCAATTTATATATTGTGGCTGAACCCTCGTAAACAGGTTCGAAATAGGCTTTATTTTCGAATTTTTTCGTATTTACGTCATATACCTGCCTTTCAAGAGTTCCGATATATACATAGGTTACGTTATATTTTTCTATAAGCTCAATTGCTTCCTCTTCACTGCCCGTTGAATAAATCAGGCTGACGTCTCCTATCCTCTTTTTCACTTCTTCATGGTCTCTTCCCCAGAACCTCTCATGCCTTGCCCATCCTATGACCGCAGGAATCCCCGTGTTTGAAGAGACGCGGCAGGCATAACTGTAGCTGCTGTCATCTTCCGAGGTTTCGAGAATTACAGGCGAGCCTTTGATATTCGCCTGCATCCACCTTATGGCGTTGTAGTCTCCCCTGTCCAGTTCCCGCATGTACTCCATCCCGTCAAGGGAAGGTTCGGCATTCATCTCTTTTATTCTTGTAACGGTCGATACTGCAGGAAAAATGGCGCAGCAGATTATCAGGATCACAAGAATAACTGACCATCCTTTTTTTACAAACTGCTTCAAAGTTTTTCTGTTTCCGGATCTGGCCGCGTAATGGGAATTAAGGTCATAATATGAATAAGCAGCTGAAATAGCAAGAAAGATCCACAGGTGCATATAAAATTTGAAAACCGTGTTCATACGGGCAAACTCCCCGGAAATGGGGTCGTCAAGGAAAATAACCTCGCAGAGGAGAGCGATAAAGCTAGCTGCTGATATCAGGAGATATACAAACCCTGACG
This window of the Methanosarcina mazei S-6 genome carries:
- the nikR gene encoding nickel-responsive transcriptional regulator NikR, with amino-acid sequence METELMRIGVSLPDTLLSKFDEIIEKRGYSSRSEGIRDAIRSYISYYEWMGDIKGHRVGTVAVIYDHTKRGLSNALADIQHHYSHLIKSSVHIHLDHDNCFEVVVLDGDGEEIKELAEAIMSLKGVKFSKLTTVASNEKI
- a CDS encoding ArsR/SmtB family transcription factor; its protein translation is MSEKKIIEVRDAYSLPEDVLEAVHTALNEDVEEIVSLFKVLADPTRLRILKALEVQSLCVCVLVEATDQKHSALSYHLKLLKEAGLVDSRRERSFQIYELTEFGNLLLRHIERHFEKN
- a CDS encoding flippase-like domain-containing protein, producing MTSVSVVLPAYNEAARIENTVSITAETLSKITHSFEIIIAEDGSKDGTDRIASELSEKYPYVKHLHSDERQGRGKALNRAFKAASGEVLCYIDVDLATDMSYLEKLIRAISTDGYDFATGSRIMPESDAKRPFKREFASRGYNSMVRLFLHSKLYDHQCGFKAFRRGPLLELLDEIENQHWFWDTELLVRAQHRGYRVLEFPVYWRHGGSSKVNFAKDIVGMGSEVFRLWWELFFPGLFSGKGKIFLTAFLAILILALAATFLGASEVLENIKHVSPGTLALASFVYCASWPLRGMRFQQILNRLGNHYGIGFLTGSIFISQSANVILPARIGDLSRMYILKKSKDLAFTTSFSSLTVERVFDIIAITFIAILASSGVASRLELTPWMESLIKFSGVAVLLFFAALFILSYRESRNKKKGKEKVHKNISGEPLSKIKEFASTFIRQMSVVAVRPGAFLAVVASSLLIWGMDIFTCFLVLKAFPAAGVDMTSTFSISLVFLAVALGNIAKTFPITPGAIGTYEVALTAVFVLGGIKPELAFTVAVIDHIIKNSITLLGGGLALSELGFRWREVLSTNTDTLKGM